A genomic stretch from Bradyrhizobium sp. 195 includes:
- a CDS encoding glycosyltransferase family 2 protein: MTPSRAAKRLTIVIPALNEQDKIADTIDGVLPLARELLDDFEIFLIDDGSTDGTGAIMDEFAAGEPRIIVQHNAERRGVGAGFEYALSRAKFDAITLIPGDHAFQNEGIARMFKAAGAADLVITYRDNQSDRSVNRSLQSHSLRFILNCMFGFWLSDYHSMIVYPVKWLRQIAVKADGYGYQICALISLLQLGLTYVQVPVSLNAELKGSSRALRLRTYFELGATIVSLLRRVPIRDVDRSQVPTDAERAPAR; encoded by the coding sequence ATGACACCTTCCAGGGCGGCAAAACGGCTTACGATCGTCATTCCTGCGCTGAACGAGCAGGACAAGATCGCCGACACCATCGACGGCGTGTTGCCGCTCGCCCGCGAGTTGCTCGACGATTTCGAGATTTTCCTGATCGACGACGGCAGCACCGACGGCACCGGCGCGATCATGGACGAGTTTGCTGCCGGCGAGCCCCGCATCATCGTGCAACATAACGCCGAGCGGCGTGGTGTCGGTGCCGGCTTCGAATACGCCCTGTCGCGCGCGAAATTCGATGCGATCACTCTCATTCCCGGCGATCACGCCTTTCAGAACGAGGGTATTGCCCGGATGTTCAAGGCCGCGGGCGCCGCGGACCTCGTCATCACCTATCGCGACAACCAGTCGGACCGCTCCGTCAACCGCTCGCTGCAGTCGCATTCGCTGCGGTTTATCCTGAACTGCATGTTCGGGTTCTGGCTGTCCGACTACCACAGCATGATCGTCTACCCCGTGAAATGGCTGCGCCAGATCGCGGTCAAGGCCGACGGCTACGGTTATCAGATCTGCGCGTTGATCTCGCTGCTTCAGCTCGGCCTCACCTACGTGCAGGTGCCGGTGAGCCTGAACGCGGAGCTGAAGGGCTCGTCCCGTGCGCTGCGGCTGCGCACCTATTTCGAGCTCGGCGCCACCATCGTCTCGCTGCTGCGCCGCGTTCCCATCCGGGATGTCGACCGCAGCCAGGTTCCTACCGACGCGGAACGGGCCCCGGCGCGCTAG
- a CDS encoding lysylphosphatidylglycerol synthase transmembrane domain-containing protein: MKPPAKALVTLAKFAVSIGILVVLLRAQDLSSLQADLLAVKLDMLALAVLLLFVQTFVLCHRWILILRAMNVPLDWLPGWRILMVSTFFNQVLPAGGDAVRIWMLRRHGVQWSPTISSIVADRFLALLALGTVILAGMPFLLQRINDKSLLLAIVIVLVIACFGLIALLMLDRWPPRIIAALPARIVQFAMLVRAPLAAEGRGTLMAAAVIIHLITVAACYVLAIGLDAPLSALDAFVLVPLVILSSAVPISIGGWGVREGAMVAALGLAAIASDKALAISVLLGLGGLIVGLFGGLVWLIAPERASFSPDEARATAERADATPV; the protein is encoded by the coding sequence ATGAAGCCGCCTGCAAAAGCACTGGTTACTCTGGCCAAGTTCGCCGTCTCGATCGGCATCCTCGTCGTGTTGTTGCGGGCCCAGGATTTGTCGTCGCTGCAAGCCGATCTTCTCGCTGTCAAACTCGACATGCTGGCACTCGCGGTGCTGCTGCTGTTTGTCCAGACTTTCGTGCTTTGCCACCGCTGGATCCTGATCCTCCGCGCCATGAACGTGCCCCTGGATTGGCTGCCCGGCTGGCGCATTCTCATGGTCAGCACCTTTTTCAACCAGGTGCTGCCCGCAGGCGGCGACGCGGTCCGGATCTGGATGCTGCGGCGGCATGGCGTGCAATGGTCGCCGACCATCAGCAGCATCGTGGCCGATCGCTTTCTGGCGCTGCTGGCGCTTGGTACCGTCATATTGGCAGGAATGCCGTTCCTGCTGCAACGGATCAACGATAAGTCCCTCCTGCTCGCGATCGTCATCGTTCTCGTCATTGCGTGTTTCGGCCTGATCGCCCTGCTCATGCTGGATCGCTGGCCGCCTCGCATCATCGCCGCTCTGCCGGCTAGGATCGTGCAATTCGCGATGCTGGTCAGGGCTCCGCTGGCGGCTGAAGGGCGCGGAACGCTGATGGCGGCCGCCGTCATCATCCATCTGATCACCGTCGCGGCCTGTTATGTCCTCGCGATCGGCCTCGACGCGCCACTCTCCGCGCTTGATGCGTTCGTTCTTGTTCCGCTTGTCATTCTGTCGTCCGCGGTTCCGATCTCGATCGGAGGATGGGGCGTGCGAGAAGGCGCAATGGTTGCCGCGCTTGGCCTCGCTGCGATCGCATCCGACAAGGCGCTTGCCATATCGGTTTTGCTCGGCCTTGGCGGCCTGATCGTCGGGCTGTTCGGTGGGCTGGTATGGCTGATCGCGCCTGAGCGCGCCAGCTTCAGCCCGGACGAGGCGCGGGCCACCGCCGAGCGAGCCGACGCCACGCCGGTCTAG
- a CDS encoding serine hydrolase domain-containing protein, which translates to MNAQAATTAASAIHTPPLPEARPETLGLSRPRLQAMSDAFKREIDKGTVPGVTVLVARRGQVGWFEALGKQSPAAAAPMARDSIFRIFSMTKPIVSVAVMALVEDGHLLLSDAVAKFIPEFAGQQVGVVKDGKLELVPPARPMTVQDLLRHTSGLTYEHQGDGPVHKLYQESRVRSRKITNAEHAALVASFPLVCQPGAEFNYSRSTDILGRIIEVVSGKSLGAFLTERVLAPLQMAETGFSTPEANAGRLAEPFAADPWTGDKVALFNMYETPVMESGGGGLVSTTMDYARFCLMLRNGGTLDGNRIISRKTLELMASDHLGPHVVTNGTLLSPGHGFGLGFAVRREAGIAPFPGSVGQYFWSGIAGTFFWIDPKEDLFAVFMSQGPGQRDYTRTLVRDLVYAAVD; encoded by the coding sequence ATGAACGCCCAAGCTGCCACCACAGCCGCCTCCGCAATCCACACCCCGCCCTTGCCGGAGGCCCGCCCGGAGACGCTTGGGCTGTCGCGGCCGCGCCTGCAGGCCATGTCGGACGCCTTCAAGCGCGAGATCGACAAGGGAACCGTTCCCGGGGTCACCGTGCTGGTGGCCCGCCGCGGCCAGGTCGGCTGGTTCGAGGCGCTCGGCAAGCAGAGCCCGGCGGCCGCCGCGCCGATGGCGCGGGATTCGATCTTCCGGATCTTCTCGATGACCAAGCCGATCGTCTCGGTCGCCGTCATGGCCCTGGTCGAGGACGGCCACCTCCTGCTCAGCGATGCCGTCGCAAAATTCATCCCGGAATTTGCCGGCCAGCAGGTCGGCGTCGTCAAGGACGGCAAGCTCGAGCTGGTGCCGCCGGCGCGGCCGATGACCGTGCAGGACCTGCTCCGCCACACCTCGGGCCTCACCTACGAGCACCAGGGCGACGGCCCCGTGCACAAGCTCTACCAGGAGTCCCGCGTCCGCAGCCGCAAGATCACCAACGCTGAACACGCCGCATTGGTGGCGAGCTTCCCGCTGGTCTGCCAGCCCGGCGCGGAATTCAACTACAGCCGCTCCACCGACATTCTCGGCCGCATCATCGAGGTCGTCAGCGGCAAGTCGCTCGGCGCCTTCCTCACCGAGCGCGTGCTCGCGCCACTGCAGATGGCCGAGACCGGCTTCTCGACGCCGGAGGCCAACGCCGGGCGGCTTGCCGAGCCGTTCGCGGCCGATCCCTGGACCGGTGACAAGGTCGCGCTCTTCAACATGTACGAAACACCGGTGATGGAGTCCGGCGGCGGCGGGCTGGTTTCGACCACGATGGATTATGCCCGCTTCTGCCTGATGCTGCGCAACGGCGGCACGCTCGACGGCAACAGGATCATCAGCCGCAAGACGCTGGAGCTGATGGCGTCCGATCACCTCGGGCCGCATGTCGTGACGAATGGCACGCTGCTGTCGCCCGGCCACGGCTTCGGTCTCGGCTTTGCAGTGCGCCGCGAGGCCGGCATCGCGCCCTTCCCCGGCAGCGTTGGCCAGTATTTCTGGAGCGGCATCGCCGGCACGTTCTTCTGGATCGACCCGAAGGAGGACCTGTTCGCGGTGTTCATGAGCCAGGGCCCCGGCCAGCGCGACTACACGCGCACGCTGGTGCGGGACCTGGTGTACGCGGCGGTGGATTGA
- a CDS encoding Gfo/Idh/MocA family protein — MRPGIGIIGTGMVGQMCHLANFAANPACRVVAIGDLRPDLAAAAAQKFGIPRVYGTHRELLADSAVSAVVVVTKRRATGPIVLDALSSGRHVLSEKPMAYTTAQAISLVEAARQQNLVYSIGYMKRHDAGVARALQVLTRLRNDRSLGRIVRARGWCFGGDTGRSRDNFVMTGEARPDGLELWQDGPDWMPRAMRPGYDNFLNVFSHIINLARYLLGSSPTVAESAIEASGAGRITLDFGGIACTLDLVNGSEGTWREGLTIDFERGAVTLELPPPFAEQEAEVIVDHDGQSTHLTGEKSWAFRRQADAFISDIAAQAIPLASGADSVTDIALAETVWKQRASG; from the coding sequence GTGAGGCCAGGCATTGGCATCATCGGAACGGGCATGGTCGGCCAGATGTGCCACCTCGCCAATTTCGCAGCCAATCCAGCCTGCCGTGTCGTCGCGATCGGCGATCTCCGGCCGGACCTCGCTGCCGCCGCAGCGCAGAAGTTCGGCATCCCCCGGGTTTACGGCACGCATCGCGAGCTGCTCGCAGACAGCGCGGTATCCGCCGTCGTCGTCGTGACGAAGCGCCGTGCCACCGGGCCGATCGTGCTGGACGCGTTGAGCAGCGGCCGGCACGTGCTCTCGGAAAAACCGATGGCCTACACGACGGCCCAGGCCATTTCGCTGGTCGAAGCTGCGCGGCAGCAAAACCTCGTCTACAGCATCGGCTACATGAAGCGTCACGATGCGGGTGTGGCACGGGCGCTGCAGGTGCTGACGCGCTTGCGCAACGACCGGTCGCTCGGACGTATCGTGCGGGCAAGAGGCTGGTGCTTCGGCGGCGACACTGGCCGGTCGCGCGATAATTTCGTGATGACCGGCGAAGCGCGACCGGACGGGCTCGAGCTCTGGCAGGATGGTCCCGACTGGATGCCGCGCGCAATGCGTCCCGGCTACGACAATTTTCTGAACGTCTTCAGCCATATCATCAATCTGGCGCGCTACCTGCTCGGATCGTCGCCGACGGTCGCCGAAAGTGCGATCGAGGCTTCTGGCGCCGGGCGCATCACGCTCGACTTCGGCGGCATCGCCTGCACGCTGGATCTCGTGAACGGCTCCGAGGGTACCTGGCGCGAGGGACTGACGATTGATTTCGAGCGCGGCGCAGTGACCCTGGAATTGCCCCCACCCTTTGCCGAGCAGGAGGCGGAGGTCATCGTCGATCACGATGGTCAGAGCACGCACCTGACGGGTGAAAAGAGCTGGGCGTTCCGGCGCCAGGCCGACGCGTTCATTTCCGATATCGCCGCGCAAGCCATACCTCTGGCCTCCGGCGCGGATTCGGTGACCGACATCGCGCTTGCGGAGACGGTTTGGAAACAGCGGGCTAGCGGCTAG
- a CDS encoding class I SAM-dependent methyltransferase → MTDHCRLCHSTNLRPVIDLGQMPIAHRLRHSRNEQEERYPFEVLACGECGLPQIVKPIDPDILYRQFNYNFSSWKPEPHQVDELDTIAKFSKHQSVFEIGCNDGLFMDKLRERGAKVLVGVEPNPVSGKIASGRGIKVYADMLSPEMAHDAVAQSGKFDLVVSRQVLEHIVDFENFFDCVKIALSDDGLLFIDVPDFAPGSTAGDLSVLWEEHVSYFTEPTLLALLARHGFEAVSVKKYNFSGGSLAIAARRAAGKVTPPPAPSGVGEKFGQRAREYGARLRPILAKARANGAEIAIYGAGCRACTFTNAHELADLVDLSVDDQKERQGLFLPGTGIPIRSPEDLAGKSGPLVCLLAVNEENEAKVSSRLRESVKRPLQVVSIFAPSDIWSELDRLEAAAGSRHG, encoded by the coding sequence GTGACCGACCATTGCCGCCTTTGCCATTCGACCAACCTGCGTCCGGTCATTGACCTCGGACAGATGCCGATTGCGCATCGGCTTCGGCACAGCCGAAACGAGCAGGAGGAACGGTATCCGTTCGAGGTGCTGGCCTGCGGCGAGTGCGGCCTGCCCCAGATCGTCAAGCCGATCGATCCCGACATTCTGTACCGCCAGTTCAACTACAATTTCAGCAGCTGGAAGCCTGAACCGCACCAGGTGGACGAGCTCGACACCATCGCGAAATTCTCCAAGCATCAGTCCGTGTTCGAGATCGGATGCAACGACGGCCTGTTCATGGACAAGCTCCGCGAACGCGGCGCGAAGGTTTTGGTGGGCGTGGAGCCCAATCCCGTGTCGGGCAAGATCGCCAGCGGGCGCGGCATCAAGGTCTATGCCGACATGCTCAGCCCGGAGATGGCCCACGACGCAGTCGCTCAGTCCGGCAAGTTCGACCTCGTCGTCTCGCGCCAGGTACTGGAGCACATCGTCGATTTCGAGAACTTCTTCGACTGCGTCAAGATCGCACTCAGCGACGACGGACTGCTCTTCATCGACGTGCCTGATTTCGCCCCCGGGTCGACGGCGGGAGACCTCTCCGTCCTCTGGGAGGAGCACGTCAGCTATTTCACCGAACCGACCCTGCTTGCGCTGCTGGCGCGCCACGGCTTCGAGGCGGTGTCCGTGAAGAAATACAATTTCAGCGGCGGCAGCCTCGCGATCGCAGCCCGCCGCGCCGCGGGCAAGGTCACGCCGCCGCCTGCGCCATCCGGCGTCGGCGAGAAATTCGGTCAGCGCGCAAGAGAGTATGGCGCACGTCTCCGCCCGATTCTCGCGAAAGCTCGCGCCAACGGTGCCGAGATCGCCATCTACGGCGCCGGCTGCCGCGCCTGTACCTTCACCAACGCCCACGAGCTGGCGGATCTCGTCGACCTCTCGGTCGACGATCAGAAGGAGCGCCAGGGGTTGTTCCTGCCCGGTACCGGCATTCCGATCCGTTCGCCCGAGGATCTCGCCGGCAAATCCGGGCCGCTCGTCTGTCTTCTCGCCGTGAACGAGGAAAACGAAGCCAAGGTCAGCAGCCGGCTGCGCGAGAGCGTGAAGCGTCCGCTGCAGGTCGTTTCGATCTTCGCGCCCTCCGACATCTGGAGTGAGCTCGATCGTCTCGAAGCGGCCGCAGGGTCGCGGCATGGCTGA
- a CDS encoding class I SAM-dependent methyltransferase, with the protein MAEDKLFNYYERQAVLPTFGNFKSATELEAYASQRRELFSDKLVLPPRLFRDAEVLEFGPDSGENALVFAGWGANMTLAEPNRHAHPKIEAYFAHFGLTERLRQLALADVEGFGSDRGFDIIDAEGFIYTVQPSEKWLGIFHRLLNPDGYAVVSYYERYGGFFELALKAIHAAGKALSGRAALETAKTLFEAKWNSIPHTRSFESWLMDVLENPFVRHRYFLDAAALCTAAHEQGFDVHSAWPAYRDSLDIYWHKKVLPGDEKLRRAARHLDRSRLSFLGGRKLYLVGKADAVQAISASIEALVLDVDAMIDDPFGESLPRVVAGLASLRETIRTSDILADDAADVEAMIATLDSFHRIFGAIGRRDASAVTALTQSDPAFINTWGQPAHFLVVRKRFKGS; encoded by the coding sequence ATGGCTGAAGACAAGCTCTTCAATTATTACGAACGTCAGGCTGTTCTGCCGACGTTCGGGAATTTCAAGTCGGCCACCGAGCTCGAGGCCTACGCCAGCCAGCGGCGCGAACTGTTTTCGGACAAGCTGGTGCTGCCGCCACGGCTGTTCCGCGATGCCGAGGTGCTCGAATTCGGTCCCGATTCCGGCGAGAACGCTCTGGTGTTTGCCGGCTGGGGTGCGAACATGACGCTCGCCGAGCCGAACCGGCATGCCCATCCGAAGATTGAGGCCTATTTCGCACATTTCGGCTTGACCGAACGTCTCCGCCAGCTCGCACTGGCCGATGTCGAGGGCTTCGGCAGCGACCGCGGTTTCGACATCATCGATGCCGAAGGCTTCATCTACACCGTGCAGCCGAGCGAAAAGTGGCTCGGCATCTTCCACCGTCTGCTCAATCCGGACGGTTACGCCGTCGTGTCCTATTACGAGCGCTACGGCGGCTTCTTCGAACTCGCGCTCAAGGCGATCCATGCGGCCGGCAAGGCATTGTCGGGTCGCGCCGCACTCGAAACGGCGAAGACGCTGTTCGAGGCGAAGTGGAACAGCATCCCGCACACGCGCAGCTTCGAATCCTGGCTGATGGACGTGCTCGAAAATCCGTTCGTCCGGCATCGCTATTTCCTCGATGCGGCCGCGTTGTGCACGGCGGCGCATGAACAGGGATTCGACGTCCATTCGGCATGGCCGGCCTATCGCGACAGCCTGGACATCTACTGGCACAAGAAAGTCCTGCCCGGTGACGAGAAGCTGCGTCGCGCCGCACGCCATCTCGACCGCAGCCGCCTGAGCTTCCTCGGCGGGCGAAAGCTCTATCTGGTCGGCAAGGCCGATGCAGTGCAGGCGATCTCGGCATCGATCGAGGCGCTGGTCCTCGACGTCGATGCGATGATCGACGATCCCTTCGGCGAGAGCCTGCCGCGCGTGGTCGCGGGCCTCGCATCCCTGCGCGAGACGATCCGGACCAGCGACATTCTCGCCGACGATGCTGCCGACGTCGAAGCCATGATTGCGACGCTCGACAGTTTCCATCGCATCTTCGGCGCGATCGGGCGACGGGACGCGTCCGCGGTCACCGCCCTCACCCAGTCGGATCCGGCCTTCATCAACACCTGGGGACAGCCGGCGCATTTCCTCGTCGTCCGGAAGCGCTTCAAGGGATCGTAG